ACTTAAAGTCGGGAGTGTTCCCGCTGTCGAATAATGCGTTTCTTACTGTCCATGTATCTTGCCTTGTTTCACGCAGGCTCGGGGAAACACGCGATTCCAGCAGCAGTATGGAGTGGCAAGCGTTGCTGGTTCTATGCGCAGCGCACCTATTGAGCGCGCACGCCGGTAAGCCTTGTCGTGTCCCTTGCGAAATTTCACTTCTGAGAACAGCGGTAGCGAAGCTTCCGCCGTCCATCTATATCAGGCGGTAATTTACCTGTCCGGTCTTGTGCTCGccggcgtgttttttttttttaagtgaaggTTTCCCGAGAACGCGAGGCTCGTCCGTTTTCGAAACCCCGTAGCGATTTTTGTACCAAATAATACACATGGTGTAAGCACCCTCTGTCACCCAACTGATGACACGAGAGTATCGTTGCTTTGCAACACTTCATAACTATCGAACAGGCTGTAGAGAAAATATTCGTTAGCTTGGAACAAGAATTGTCGTTAACCTTCTCTTTTAAAAACAACCGAAGTAAAGTGAACAGAGGTGTTGTTCGCGAagctaagagaaaaaaaagtggcatggTATTCAAAAATGTTGAACATGAGAAATCACAGGCTTATGAAGAGGCCTATGAGGAAGCCTATGAGGAGGCCACCCTACGCAAGAGAAATATTTGTGAATGCAGTCTAGAAAAACTTTGGCCCAGTTGAATATGGTCGTTGAGCGGAAACAAACAAGTGtcataaaaatgcaaaaaaaatacaaaatactCTTTGCATACAGCGTTGATGCGTTGCTCACCATTACACCGACTGTAACTGCATGCGGACCTTCATGGTGCATAACAATCTCATCCCGCTAATCGGACCAATGCACTATATACGACTGAATGATATTGATGCTGCCTGAATAAAGACGTTTTTGTTCGGGTCTGTTCTTTTTCCTTCCATCTTTCTTGGGATGAAGATAGGGACGAGGACAGGAAACCCGTGGTGTGTTACTACTACGGCGAGGCCATGTCGCGGCCTAGTCCGATGAACTACCGCGTATCGGACATACCGGGACACCTGTGCAACTACGTCACCCTTGCCTTCGTCACCATGAACTCCGAGACTTTCGAGATCGAGTCCAGTATGTCGGCCTACCTCAACAACACTGGTACGTCAGCTCGGGCGATTTTTTCAGCGCATTGGGGGTCGTGAAGGGAAAGTGTCAGACTGTAAAGAATTAAAAAGAATGGGCCGTTAACCACTGTCGCAATTTAGCTACCTTAAGTATAGGACTGGCAACTAGGTGAGCTAGTGTGGATTCGTATTCTGAAACAGCGCCCCGAAATGAGATGCAACTACTGACACAAAAACACATGAACTCAAGCACTGATGCTTGAGTTCATGCGTTCTTCAGTAATTTTGCCCTGTTTTGCGGTTCTGTTTCACATATTGGAATAACATTAACAACCAGTTTCAGTATTTAGGGCTACCGCGACGCCATGCTATATACTCTGAGCATGAAGTATATGACTGTTTTGTACACAATCAAGGAGTATGAGAACACTCAAAAGTGGAGGTACAAGTTGGAACGTAGTGGTTCATGTGAAAAACAGTGCTCCCGTACGTGTGTAGAACATTATGCGGCTGTGTAGCTTGAGCTACGCTGTAATGGAGTACGTGCGATAGCACTGCTGGATGTGTACGATGGTATGCTTAAATCATTTAGCTGTTATTGGagatctttgttatttttttagctGTTTAAGTGAATATGGCAGCCTTGTATCTTATTCCGAGTAAAAAATAAGATCACTTTGAATCGTAAATGGTATGCAGAGCTAACTTTTTCGACAAACTTACATCGTCGAAAAAGCGCCATATTGTCACCTGTTTCGAGCTACAGGCAGCCATGGTTTAGCATGCCCTTTGTTTAAAAAATTTAGGTAGTAGAAAGCGGGCACGCCTTGCATCCTCTGAGCACGTTCGTATATTCGAATAGAGCAAACTTCTGTGGACCACTACTGGAAACCATGCGTCttcaatactgaaaaaaaaaacaaaagcgaaaAACAAACATTTTATACTAAGTTAACTTGGAAGAACTCGTGAGCGTGTCCGATGCTCTCTTCACTTTTCGCTCGCAGGTTTGTACGAGGAGTTCACATCTATCAAGAAGAAGTACTCGCACATAAAAACGCTCGTGTCTGTTGGAGGATGGGAGTACGGTCACAGCATGTTCTCTCAAATGGTCAGCCGCTCAGTGAACAGGTGAGTTACGTTGAGTGAGAGCCACTCGAGAGCCAAGTCATTTACAACAGCTGGAAACTCCGTGCGCAGCCCTGAGGAGCTTTACAACTTTTCGTCGCACATACGGCAGAGTCGAGCCCGCCTATTAATGGAACACTGGCTACGGttggctcggctgctgactcgaaggtcgtgggttcgatggcggtcgcatttggaggaaggcgaaatgctacagaggaccgtgtactgtgtgacgtcactgcgcgttaAAGAATGCCAGCTGGTCAAACTTTCTGATAGCGCACGaatacgtcgtctctcataatgcTAACACTCGCTCACTAGACAGGTTCACTGAGACAATGGAAGAAGCTTTACTAACACGGAACGGTTGAGTTAAGTTACTACCTGATTTATTCTTCAGCAAAAGTATTTTTACGTGTGGTCTTCTTTTGTGTTACTCCTTTTTTTCTAGTGGAATGATGTTTATATTGTATAACTTATGTTTGCATTTGTGAATTTTTAGCGCATTGTTGTACAACTTAGTGTAATTTCTTCACTGTTCTTTATGTTATCTGCTGtaacccccctccccttttcctGCCTCTATTTCGTTTGAGATTGGCAGCATTtctaaacaaaataaagaaatagtcatatggtggttttgggacgcaaaaccatatattattattattattattaccacaaAGTCAATACTGATTACGCCTAAGGTGGAAGCATGGCGATTCTACAGCCTCCATTTTCCTGCGGAGTGCGCCTCAGTGTTTCCAGGCACAGCGAAGAGGTGTGAGGGAATTTTGATTGATTTAAAAGCTTGCGGACTGAGGAAGTGTTTTGATGCAGGGAGGATGTCGCAATATCGTCATTTTCGCAACGCCGATAATGTAGTGCTGCTGACGGTCGTGGAATTTGTCCGTTCATCCTCGCTGTGCCCCTTCACAGACGGAGGTTCGTGAAGAGCGCCGTGCGTTGGATGCGTCGTTATGGCTTCGACGGTCTCGACATATCCTGGCAGTATCCAGGTACCATGGTGCGAGGAGGCAGCCACGCCGACAAGGAGAACTTCGTTCTCGTCATGAAGGTATGTGCGAGCTAAACATACAAGAACACTTTTCGTCGTATTGTTTGGGACTGCGTAAGCAATTACGCATGTGCCCGTTTTCGTGGAATCAATGGTCTTGCTGAAGCTATCCGCTCATGTGCATGTTCGTTTTACGCTTTCACTATATATTAAAATACAGGAAAACAATACACTGGAGTAGCGAAATTCGGGTGTGGAATAACGCGAGTCAGTTGTTTCGGAATATAGATGGGGGGCTTAGACGTTCTCTAGGATTTATCAGGGTCTGAAGATTGCATTAGCAAATAGAAAAGAAAGCCGGAAAGCAAGAAAGCAAGATAAGAGGGTGTAGTAAAGTTAGAAGGACGCTCAGAAGATTGAAAATTCGGTTGGCTGCCACGCTACCATTGTGCGCGATTAGTTCGATAATTTAGAATTACGTTTTGTTAAAACATTTAGTTGTACACATCTTGGTTACGttggcagagagagagaaagagagagagagaaccgtGTTTACTGAGTATAAAGATCAATTGCAGGAGTCTTCCTTATTTATGGGAATGGCTAAGCCGCCTTAGCTGCGTTTGCCCTTTCGACCAGGACAATTTGGTCCGGAAGGCGGTATCCGAGTTGAACTGCAGCGTCTCCTACTGCTCCGAGGAGTTGGGGGTAGGGGAGTAGAAAAAGTGGGCCCGGAATGTCTTTCTACTTCATGGTCATGTGCTGGAGTGTTCCTGGGTGTTGGAAGTTTTGGCATTTTTTGGCAAATTGGGTTGGTTGTAGGAAATGTAGGCTCATTGGGTTTcgcatagtagtagtagtagtagtagtagtagtagtagtagtacttttatttacagtaagccggatacagagctcactgcaggggcaaagggctaaaggcgaacagcctgacaaaggcccttgtccctccgcagtccgtgacagtgcaaagcttagacatcagcactgacaaacaatatacatattcaatacattggtttcaagcaacctgcaattgtacacacaaaattcaaacataaatagcataagaagtttacataacacatagATGTTTACATAGGATGTGTGTGGCCTGCATTCATTGTCGAAGTATATAGACGAGTACCGTTACATTTGTGCTTTTCTACAAATGGCGCAGTGTATAACGTTTGATACCCTTGTTTTTGAAGGAACTCAAGTCTGAATTCGAAAAGTATGACTTCATGCTTTCAACGACCATTCCCATTGATCCAATGCTCCTGAAGACAGGTTTCAATGTTGCAGCTTTGTCAAGGTAAGCGGGTGCGAATTGTTGGTGATCTTATATTTGTGGGTATGTAAAAGTAATATGTGCGGGAGGTTTATGAAATGATGATCCGCAAAGGTATATCAAACGCTAGC
Above is a window of Rhipicephalus microplus isolate Deutch F79 chromosome 1, USDA_Rmic, whole genome shotgun sequence DNA encoding:
- the LOC142806501 gene encoding endochitinase-like, which codes for MEWQALLVLCAAHLLSAHADRDEDRKPVVCYYYGEAMSRPSPMNYRVSDIPGHLCNYVTLAFVTMNSETFEIESSMSAYLNNTGLYEEFTSIKKKYSHIKTLVSVGGWEYGHSMFSQMVSRSVNRRRFVKSAVRWMRRYGFDGLDISWQYPGTMVRGGSHADKENFVLVMKELKSEFEKYDFMLSTTIPIDPMLLKTGFNVAALSRYVDWFNVFTHDLRGTWTGYTDVHSPLRRRCFDRGQYAALNVEDGLNRLVKLGAPKKKLMLGIPFYGRSYTLLDPQRHALAAPTRRDVPAVPGPYVMSDEILAYYEVCMDITMLSWRREYDQVGQCPYAYRGDQWVGYEDEESISAKVDFVLEQDYGGVMVFNIDMDDFNGVCGVKNPLLNSVCRKFNEGRLIDPRIG